In Capillimicrobium parvum, a genomic segment contains:
- the ppdK gene encoding pyruvate, phosphate dikinase — MRWVYDFSEGSRDMRELLGGKGANVAEMTRVLGAERVPAGFTITTEACVAYMRDGRAPDGMDEQVRKALHRLQEHAGRTLGDPSDPLLVSVRSGARESMPGMLDTVLNLGLNDRSVEGLADRTGNERFAWDSYRRFVQMFGNVVRDVEGERFEDEIKRVKRERGVQLDTDLDVDALRELTRSFQGFYDFPQDPAAQLEQAIRAVFDSWTGDRAVTYRRINRIPDDWGTAVNVQQMVFGNKGDTSGSGVAFSRDEVTGAPEPSGDFLANAQGEDVVSGVRNTRDIAELRDWQPEIHEQLTGILRTLEAHYKDMQDCEFTVEEGRLYMLQTRSAKRPAQAAVRFAVDAVGEGLLAREEAIATIDAEKLDALLHPTFDPDAAYTILAQGVAASPGAAKGAVVFTASEAVEAGERGEGVILVRPFTEADDVAGFHAAKGILTSEGGKASHAALVARGMGVPAVTGASDVEIDLATGEARVGDTVLHAGDLIAIDGTTGTLTVDDVPLVEPEVSEHFETVLAWCDELRRLGVRANADTPDDALRAREFGAEGIGLCRTEHMFLGERQQLMADVILADDEEGRRAALAKLRPLQQEDFAGLFEAMEGLPVTIRLLDPPLHEFLPHRSDVERAVERARVECSEDLVTLEHTLERVRALEEVNPMLGMRGVRLGIVYPEIYEMQVIAIARAAKAVSPAPHLEIMIPLVGYERELELMRGLVERVAHDEGLERGRDYSVGTMIELPRACFIADHIATQADFFSFGTNDLTQTALGFSRDDIEGKILSRYIDTHILDRSPFETIDTPGVGQMLRMGAWLGRQGRADLKLGICGEHGGDPDSIDFFHHSGLDYVSCSPFRVPIARVAAAQAAIADGPAI, encoded by the coding sequence ATGCGCTGGGTCTACGACTTCTCCGAGGGCTCGCGCGACATGCGCGAGCTGCTGGGCGGCAAGGGCGCGAACGTCGCCGAGATGACGCGGGTGCTGGGCGCCGAGCGCGTGCCGGCCGGGTTCACCATCACGACCGAGGCGTGCGTCGCCTACATGCGCGACGGTCGCGCGCCGGACGGCATGGACGAGCAGGTCCGCAAGGCGCTTCACCGCCTGCAGGAGCACGCCGGCAGGACGCTCGGCGATCCGTCGGACCCGCTGCTCGTCTCCGTGCGCAGCGGCGCCCGCGAGTCGATGCCCGGGATGCTGGACACCGTCCTGAACCTCGGGCTCAACGACCGGTCCGTCGAGGGCCTGGCCGACAGGACCGGCAACGAGCGCTTCGCCTGGGACTCGTACCGCCGCTTCGTGCAGATGTTCGGCAACGTCGTGCGCGACGTCGAGGGCGAGCGCTTCGAGGACGAGATCAAGCGCGTCAAGCGCGAGCGCGGGGTCCAGCTCGACACCGACCTCGACGTCGACGCGCTGCGCGAGCTGACGCGCTCGTTCCAGGGCTTCTACGACTTCCCGCAGGACCCGGCGGCCCAGCTCGAGCAGGCGATCCGCGCCGTCTTCGACTCCTGGACCGGCGACCGCGCGGTCACGTACCGCCGCATCAACCGCATCCCCGACGACTGGGGCACCGCGGTCAACGTCCAGCAGATGGTGTTCGGCAACAAGGGCGACACGTCGGGCTCCGGCGTCGCGTTCAGTCGCGACGAGGTCACCGGCGCGCCCGAGCCCTCCGGCGACTTCCTCGCCAACGCGCAGGGCGAGGACGTCGTCTCCGGCGTGCGCAACACCCGCGACATCGCCGAGCTGCGCGACTGGCAGCCCGAGATCCACGAGCAGCTCACCGGCATCCTGCGCACGCTCGAGGCGCACTACAAGGACATGCAGGACTGCGAGTTCACCGTCGAGGAGGGGCGCCTCTACATGCTGCAGACGCGCAGCGCCAAGCGCCCGGCCCAGGCCGCCGTGCGCTTCGCGGTCGACGCGGTGGGCGAGGGCCTGCTCGCGCGCGAGGAGGCGATCGCCACGATCGACGCCGAGAAGCTCGACGCGCTCCTGCACCCGACCTTCGACCCGGACGCCGCCTACACGATCCTCGCGCAGGGCGTCGCCGCTTCGCCCGGCGCCGCGAAGGGCGCGGTCGTCTTCACGGCGAGCGAGGCGGTCGAGGCCGGAGAGCGCGGCGAGGGCGTCATCCTCGTGCGGCCGTTCACCGAGGCCGACGACGTCGCCGGCTTCCACGCGGCCAAGGGCATCCTCACGAGCGAGGGCGGCAAGGCCAGCCACGCGGCGCTCGTCGCCCGCGGCATGGGGGTGCCGGCGGTGACGGGCGCCAGCGACGTCGAGATCGATCTCGCCACCGGCGAGGCCCGCGTGGGCGACACGGTCCTGCACGCCGGCGACCTGATCGCGATCGACGGCACGACCGGCACGCTGACGGTCGACGACGTCCCGCTCGTCGAGCCCGAGGTCTCCGAGCACTTCGAGACCGTCCTCGCCTGGTGCGACGAGCTGCGCCGCCTCGGCGTGCGCGCGAACGCCGACACGCCCGACGACGCCCTCCGCGCGCGCGAGTTCGGCGCCGAGGGCATCGGCCTGTGCCGCACCGAGCACATGTTCCTCGGCGAGCGCCAGCAGCTCATGGCCGACGTCATCCTCGCTGACGACGAGGAGGGGCGCCGCGCGGCGCTGGCGAAGCTGCGTCCGCTCCAACAGGAGGACTTCGCGGGCCTGTTCGAGGCGATGGAGGGCCTGCCGGTGACGATCCGGCTGCTCGACCCGCCGCTGCACGAGTTCCTCCCGCACCGCTCGGACGTCGAGCGGGCGGTGGAACGCGCGCGCGTCGAGTGCAGCGAGGATCTCGTCACGCTCGAGCACACCCTCGAGCGGGTGCGCGCGCTCGAGGAGGTCAACCCGATGCTCGGCATGCGCGGGGTGCGCCTCGGCATCGTGTATCCGGAGATCTACGAGATGCAGGTGATCGCGATCGCCCGCGCGGCGAAGGCGGTCTCACCGGCGCCGCACCTGGAGATCATGATCCCGCTCGTCGGCTACGAGCGCGAGCTCGAGCTCATGCGCGGCCTCGTAGAGCGCGTGGCCCACGACGAGGGCCTCGAGCGTGGGCGCGACTACAGCGTCGGCACGATGATCGAGCTGCCGCGGGCGTGCTTCATCGCCGACCACATCGCCACGCAGGCCGACTTCTTCTCGTTCGGCACGAACGACCTGACCCAGACGGCGCTCGGCTTCAGCCGCGACGACATCGAGGGCAAGATCCTCAGCCGGTACATCGACACGCACATACTCGACCGGTCGCCGTTCGAGACGATCGACACGCCGGGGGTGGGGCAGATGCTGCGCATGGGCGCATGGCTGGGCCGCCAGGGCCGCGCCGACCTCAAGCTCGGCATCTGCGGCGAGCACGGAGGCGATCCGGACTCGATCGACTTCTTCCACCACAGCGGGCTCGACTACGTGTCGTGCTCGCCGTTCCGGGTGCCGATCGCCCGGGTCGCCGCCGCGCAGGCCGCGATCGCCGACGGGCCGGCGATCTGA
- a CDS encoding DUF3618 domain-containing protein, with translation MGQDPSTIRDEIEQTRQEMGETIDALGYKADVKSRAKENVQGKVDSVKEKITGVGDSISGATPDSDQIKGQARKAVGIAQENPLGLAVGAVAVGFLAGMLIPESRMEHEKLGPMADEVKQQMRDTGQEALEHGKQVAQDAVQGARDAAQESAGEHAGELKDSAAESVRYTKEQVSS, from the coding sequence ATGGGCCAAGACCCGAGCACGATCCGCGACGAAATAGAACAGACCCGCCAGGAGATGGGCGAGACCATCGACGCGCTCGGGTACAAGGCCGACGTCAAGTCTCGGGCGAAAGAGAACGTCCAGGGGAAGGTCGACAGCGTGAAGGAGAAGATCACCGGGGTCGGGGACTCCATCTCCGGCGCCACACCCGACAGCGACCAGATCAAGGGCCAGGCTCGCAAGGCGGTCGGCATCGCCCAGGAGAACCCCCTCGGGCTCGCCGTCGGCGCCGTCGCGGTCGGCTTCCTCGCCGGCATGCTGATCCCCGAGTCGCGCATGGAGCACGAGAAGCTCGGGCCCATGGCCGACGAGGTCAAGCAGCAGATGCGCGACACCGGACAGGAGGCGCTCGAGCACGGCAAGCAGGTCGCCCAGGACGCGGTGCAGGGCGCCCGCGACGCCGCCCAGGAGTCCGCGGGCGAGCACGCCGGCGAGCTCAAGGACTCGGCCGCCGAGAGCGTCCGTTACACGAAGGAGCAGGTCAGCAGCTAG
- a CDS encoding SDR family NAD(P)-dependent oxidoreductase: MPDRAAIVTGASTGIGNALAEMLGSEGYALTVNSRRAEKLEPAVEALRAKGYEVEAVAGSVADEEVVKEVVARHRERFGRLDVLVNNAGVGAGQAIGELSTKMLDLQLGANFRHIPLFYRETLDLLEAAAAEHKNALVINTSSISGKRGEAWLSVYSATKHAVVGFTEAMNKELGERYIKSTALCPAFVDTPMTDFLAGQVSTDQMVQTSDIVALVRPLLNLSPGCTVPELIFEQTGFKIGQAM; this comes from the coding sequence ATGCCCGATCGCGCCGCCATCGTCACCGGAGCGTCGACCGGAATCGGCAACGCCCTCGCCGAGATGCTCGGCTCCGAGGGCTACGCCCTGACCGTCAACAGCCGGCGCGCGGAGAAGCTCGAGCCGGCCGTCGAGGCGCTGCGCGCGAAGGGCTACGAGGTTGAGGCGGTCGCCGGGAGCGTGGCGGACGAGGAGGTCGTCAAGGAGGTCGTCGCCAGGCACCGCGAGCGCTTCGGCCGCCTCGACGTGCTCGTCAACAACGCGGGCGTCGGCGCCGGCCAGGCGATCGGGGAGCTGTCGACGAAGATGCTCGACCTGCAGCTCGGAGCGAACTTCCGCCACATCCCGCTCTTCTACCGCGAGACGCTCGACCTGCTCGAGGCGGCCGCCGCGGAGCACAAGAACGCGCTCGTCATCAACACGTCGTCGATCTCGGGCAAGCGCGGCGAGGCGTGGCTTTCGGTCTACTCCGCCACGAAGCACGCCGTCGTCGGCTTCACCGAGGCGATGAACAAGGAGCTCGGCGAGCGCTACATCAAGTCCACCGCGCTGTGCCCGGCGTTCGTGGACACGCCGATGACCGACTTCCTCGCGGGCCAGGTCTCCACCGATCAGATGGTCCAGACGAGCGACATCGTCGCCCTGGTGCGCCCGCTGCTGAACCTCTCGCCCGGCTGCACGGTGCCCGAGCTGATCTTCGAGCAGACCGGCTTCAAGATCGGTCAGGCGATGTAG
- a CDS encoding glycosyltransferase, which translates to MARLFLGAFGDPGHAFPMIALGRELAARGHDVTLQTWVKWQAHVEREGMRFAPAPEYHVFPTLERPLKPYEAVVRATHDSMPQLEAARPDAVVADILTLAPALAGERLGLAVATLIPHVDPRGADGFPPYSMGARLPRTAAGRALWRELDRVVRRGVELGRRELNETRRRLGLPALDRVHGGISDRLALVATFPQLEYPRAWPASTHVVGPLQWEQPFGDVELPPGDGPLVLVAPSTVQDPSHRLLRATVEGLADEPVRVLATTNRRPLEQPLELPDNARLVEWVSYARTMPACDVVVCHGGHGTVVRALSSGCAVVCCPAGGDMNENAARVDWAGAGVRLPRRFAAAQPVRLAVRRAMREPTLRARARQLQTWAAEHDGAARAASLVEAFAPAPRATS; encoded by the coding sequence GTGGCGCGGCTGTTCCTCGGCGCGTTCGGCGACCCCGGGCACGCATTCCCGATGATCGCGCTCGGCCGCGAGCTCGCGGCGCGCGGCCACGACGTGACGCTGCAGACGTGGGTGAAGTGGCAGGCGCACGTCGAGCGCGAGGGCATGCGCTTCGCACCCGCGCCGGAGTACCACGTGTTCCCGACGCTCGAGCGGCCTCTGAAGCCCTACGAAGCGGTGGTGCGCGCGACGCACGACTCGATGCCGCAACTGGAGGCCGCGCGCCCCGATGCCGTGGTGGCCGACATCCTCACGCTCGCGCCGGCGCTCGCGGGCGAGCGGCTCGGGCTGGCGGTCGCGACGCTCATCCCCCACGTCGACCCGCGCGGCGCCGACGGCTTCCCGCCGTACTCGATGGGAGCGCGTCTGCCGCGGACGGCGGCGGGGCGCGCGCTGTGGCGCGAGCTCGATCGCGTGGTGCGGCGGGGCGTCGAGCTCGGCCGCCGGGAGCTCAACGAGACGCGCCGCCGGCTCGGGCTGCCCGCGCTCGACCGGGTGCACGGCGGGATCAGCGACCGGCTGGCGCTCGTCGCGACGTTCCCGCAGCTCGAGTATCCGCGGGCATGGCCGGCGAGCACGCACGTCGTCGGCCCGCTGCAGTGGGAGCAGCCGTTCGGCGACGTCGAGCTGCCCCCGGGCGACGGCCCGCTCGTGCTCGTCGCGCCGTCCACGGTGCAGGACCCGTCGCATCGGCTGCTGCGGGCGACGGTCGAGGGACTCGCGGACGAGCCCGTGCGGGTGCTGGCGACGACGAACCGGCGGCCGCTCGAGCAGCCGCTGGAGCTCCCGGACAACGCGCGGCTCGTGGAATGGGTGAGCTACGCGCGGACGATGCCCGCGTGCGACGTGGTCGTCTGCCACGGCGGGCACGGCACGGTCGTGCGCGCGCTGAGCAGCGGGTGCGCGGTCGTGTGCTGCCCGGCGGGCGGCGACATGAACGAGAACGCCGCCCGGGTGGACTGGGCCGGCGCGGGCGTCCGGCTGCCGCGGCGGTTCGCGGCGGCGCAGCCTGTCCGACTGGCCGTTCGGCGGGCAATGCGCGAGCCGACGCTGCGGGCCCGCGCGCGGCAACTGCAGACGTGGGCGGCCGAGCACGACGGCGCGGCGCGGGCGGCGAGCCTCGTGGAGGCATTCGCACCCGCGCCGCGCGCGACGTCGTGA
- a CDS encoding deoxyguanosinetriphosphate triphosphohydrolase: MNIADRQRAFEDAFLGPGAVRSYPARRAYAEDDSPVRTPFQRDRDRIVHSKAFRRLKHKTQVFVAPEGDHYRTRLTHTLEVTQVSRTVARALALNEDLVEAIGLGHDLGHPPFGHIGEEALDRCLRERFPGHPGFRHFEQSLRVVDVLEALNLTEPVRDGILRHSSRMEPPASLEGRIVRLVDRIAYINHDIDDAVRAGVLAERDLPVQPIEALGPTGARRIDALVRDLVEHSERAGDVVQGPVAGPAMDALRTFMFERVYLAPPARDEHVKIERVVTELFHHFAEHPGELPPAASPDDDVARRVCDWISGMTDRYCLRVYTDLTVPRAFAS, encoded by the coding sequence GTGAACATCGCCGACCGCCAGCGCGCCTTCGAGGACGCCTTCCTCGGCCCCGGGGCGGTGCGGTCCTACCCGGCGCGTCGTGCCTACGCGGAGGACGACTCGCCGGTCCGCACCCCGTTCCAGCGCGACCGCGACCGCATCGTGCACTCGAAGGCCTTCCGGCGGCTGAAGCACAAGACCCAGGTCTTCGTGGCCCCCGAGGGCGACCACTACCGCACCCGGCTGACCCACACGCTCGAGGTCACGCAGGTCAGCCGCACCGTCGCGCGGGCGCTGGCGCTCAACGAGGACCTGGTCGAGGCGATCGGGCTGGGGCACGACCTCGGTCACCCGCCGTTCGGCCACATCGGCGAGGAGGCCCTGGACCGCTGCCTGCGCGAGCGCTTCCCCGGCCACCCGGGGTTCCGGCACTTCGAGCAGTCCCTGCGCGTGGTCGACGTGCTGGAGGCGCTGAACCTCACCGAGCCCGTGCGCGACGGCATCCTGCGCCACTCCTCGCGGATGGAGCCGCCGGCCTCGCTCGAGGGGCGCATCGTGCGGCTCGTCGACCGCATCGCCTACATCAACCACGACATCGACGACGCGGTGCGCGCCGGGGTGCTGGCCGAGCGCGACCTGCCGGTGCAGCCGATCGAGGCGCTCGGCCCGACCGGGGCGAGGCGGATCGACGCCCTGGTGCGCGACCTCGTCGAGCACTCCGAGCGGGCCGGCGACGTCGTGCAGGGACCGGTCGCCGGACCGGCGATGGACGCGCTGCGCACGTTCATGTTCGAGCGCGTGTACCTGGCTCCGCCCGCCCGCGACGAGCACGTCAAGATCGAGCGGGTCGTCACCGAGCTGTTTCACCACTTCGCCGAGCATCCCGGCGAGCTGCCGCCCGCGGCGTCGCCGGACGACGACGTCGCCCGCCGGGTCTGCGACTGGATCTCCGGGATGACGGACCGGTACTGCCTGCGGGTGTACACCGACCTCACGGTGCCGCGCGCGTTCGCCAGCTGA
- a CDS encoding TlpA family protein disulfide reductase — protein MRRVLPLVVVLAALFVVGCGSNGDSSEPPPTPQPSARAEDFPAAKGKTLMSLREGLPKGPILAPTTAASLHVGENRVAFALRDRANKLLSGADVALYTTDHDGGNVRGPYLAHTESLKVKPQFESRNTAQDPEAAKTIYVAEVPIPRSGKRVITGVARLDGRVVATTGFELTIPRKGQKGLPPEVGDKAIDVHTPTITSVGGDAAKISTRVPPAEPMLQTDLHSVLGKKPVVLVFATPQLCQSRICGPVVDVAMQVQSDYGDKATFIQQEIYNNNRVDDGFTSQVNDWRLPTEPWIFVIDREGRIADRFEGAVSVGELERAVAKVTKDPSSKDTSSKNT, from the coding sequence ATGCGTCGCGTCCTGCCGCTCGTTGTGGTTCTCGCTGCGCTGTTCGTCGTGGGTTGCGGCTCGAACGGCGACAGCTCGGAGCCGCCGCCGACCCCCCAACCGTCCGCTCGCGCCGAGGACTTCCCGGCCGCGAAGGGCAAGACCCTGATGAGTCTGCGCGAGGGGCTGCCGAAGGGCCCGATCCTCGCGCCGACCACCGCGGCGTCCCTGCACGTGGGCGAGAACCGGGTGGCGTTCGCCCTGCGCGACCGGGCGAACAAGCTGCTGAGCGGGGCCGACGTCGCCCTCTACACGACCGACCACGACGGCGGCAACGTCCGGGGTCCGTATCTCGCCCACACCGAGTCGCTGAAGGTCAAGCCGCAGTTCGAGTCGCGCAACACGGCACAGGACCCCGAGGCGGCCAAGACCATCTACGTCGCCGAGGTGCCCATCCCGCGGTCGGGCAAGCGGGTCATCACCGGCGTCGCCCGGCTCGACGGCCGGGTCGTCGCGACCACCGGCTTCGAGCTCACGATCCCACGCAAGGGCCAGAAGGGCCTGCCGCCGGAGGTGGGCGACAAGGCGATCGACGTCCACACCCCGACGATCACGTCCGTCGGCGGCGACGCGGCGAAGATCTCCACGCGCGTGCCGCCCGCCGAGCCGATGCTGCAGACCGACCTGCATTCCGTGCTCGGCAAGAAGCCGGTCGTCCTGGTGTTCGCGACGCCCCAGCTGTGCCAGAGCCGCATCTGCGGCCCGGTCGTCGACGTCGCGATGCAGGTCCAGTCCGACTACGGCGACAAGGCGACGTTCATCCAGCAGGAGATCTACAACAACAACCGCGTCGACGACGGCTTCACGTCGCAGGTCAACGACTGGCGGCTCCCGACGGAGCCGTGGATCTTCGTCATCGACCGGGAGGGGCGGATCGCGGATCGCTTCGAGGGCGCGGTCTCGGTCGGCGAGCTCGAGCGCGCGGTGGCGAAGGTCACGAAGGACCCGTCGTCCAAGGACACCTCGTCGAAGAACACCTGA
- a CDS encoding LLM class F420-dependent oxidoreductase has protein sequence MKLGVHIGYWGLGLTSADQLAIVQEAERLGYDSVWTAEAYGSDAATVLGWLAGLTTTIKLGAAIFQMPGRSPAMTAMTAATIDQLSGGRMLLGIGSSGPQVSEGWHGVRFGRQLQRTREYVAVVRKALARERLEFHGETIDLPLPDGPGKALKLTIAPVQDDMPIYLAAIGPKNTALAGEIADGWLPTLVAPEHMNVLRENLEEGAARAGRTLENFDIAPTVQLNISDDVEAARDALRPFIALYVGGMGSRKQNFYNQIVRRYGYEDAAIRIQDLYLDGRKEEAAAAIPGELIDQIALVGPPEQVRERLDAYREAGVGTLGVSPFAFTRDDRLSQLRTLAELAG, from the coding sequence ATGAAGCTCGGCGTGCATATCGGCTACTGGGGCCTCGGACTGACCTCCGCGGACCAGCTCGCGATCGTCCAGGAGGCCGAGCGCCTTGGCTACGACTCGGTCTGGACCGCGGAGGCGTACGGCTCCGACGCCGCGACCGTCCTCGGCTGGCTGGCGGGGCTGACGACGACGATCAAGCTCGGCGCGGCGATCTTCCAGATGCCCGGGCGCTCGCCGGCGATGACGGCGATGACCGCGGCGACGATCGACCAGCTGTCGGGCGGGCGGATGCTGCTCGGGATCGGGTCGAGCGGGCCGCAGGTCAGCGAGGGCTGGCACGGCGTGCGCTTCGGCCGGCAGCTGCAGCGCACGCGCGAGTACGTCGCGGTGGTGCGCAAGGCGCTGGCGCGCGAACGGCTCGAGTTTCACGGCGAGACGATCGACCTGCCGCTGCCCGACGGGCCGGGCAAGGCGTTGAAGCTGACGATCGCGCCGGTGCAGGACGACATGCCGATCTACCTTGCGGCGATCGGGCCGAAGAACACGGCGCTGGCGGGCGAGATCGCCGACGGCTGGCTGCCGACCCTCGTCGCGCCCGAGCACATGAACGTCCTGCGCGAGAACCTCGAGGAGGGCGCCGCACGCGCCGGGCGCACGCTCGAGAACTTCGACATCGCCCCCACCGTCCAGCTGAACATCAGCGACGACGTCGAGGCCGCCCGCGACGCGCTGCGTCCGTTCATCGCGCTGTACGTCGGCGGGATGGGCTCGCGCAAGCAGAACTTCTACAACCAGATCGTGCGCCGCTACGGCTACGAGGACGCCGCGATCAGGATCCAGGACCTCTACCTCGACGGCCGCAAGGAGGAGGCGGCAGCGGCGATCCCGGGCGAGCTCATCGACCAGATCGCGCTCGTCGGGCCGCCCGAGCAGGTGCGCGAGCGGCTCGACGCCTACCGCGAGGCGGGCGTCGGCACCCTCGGCGTGTCGCCGTTCGCGTTCACCCGCGACGACCGGCTCTCGCAGCTGCGCACGCTGGCCGAGCTCGCGGGCTGA
- a CDS encoding phage holin family protein yields MATDHDDLREQSIGELLKRLSEETATLVRQELELAKAEATQKGKEAGVGAGLFGGAGVVGLLALGALTAAIILALDLAMAGWLAALIVALVYGAIAGVLALRGRDRFKEAGPPVPEQTIETVKEDARWAKTRARSATK; encoded by the coding sequence ATGGCCACCGACCACGACGACCTGCGCGAGCAGTCCATCGGCGAGCTGCTCAAGCGGCTCTCCGAGGAGACCGCGACCCTGGTGCGCCAGGAGCTCGAGCTCGCGAAGGCCGAGGCGACCCAGAAGGGCAAGGAGGCGGGTGTCGGTGCCGGGCTGTTCGGCGGCGCCGGCGTCGTCGGCCTCCTCGCTCTCGGGGCACTGACGGCGGCGATCATCCTCGCCCTCGACCTCGCCATGGCGGGGTGGCTGGCGGCGCTGATCGTGGCGCTCGTCTACGGAGCCATCGCCGGCGTGCTCGCCCTCAGAGGCAGGGACCGCTTCAAGGAGGCGGGCCCGCCAGTGCCGGAGCAAACCATCGAAACCGTGAAGGAGGACGCGCGATGGGCCAAGACCCGAGCACGATCCGCGACGAAATAG
- the dnaG gene encoding DNA primase gives MPRYRDDAKEKVRDAVDFVSLVSAKTELRRTSGSGFMGLCPFHDERTPSFSVDAAKKVFHCFGCGEQGDLFSFIELTEGVDFVGALELLADRHGIELEVEDEDPAAAERRRARDRLLELLDRTATFYERMLWEGREAVRARKYLADRGLSEATLREFRVGYAPSRWDTVFLQSQKAGFQARELYDAGLATRGRDGGRLHDYFRGRVMFPLCDVRGRVLGFGARALSPEQRPKYLNTSEKRGLFHKGSIVYGAHLARASAAKAGVVIVCEGYTDVVALRQAGVANAVASMGTALTEEQIVELGRMAPTVQLALDADDAGQDAMLRAARVAAGRRLELRVVPLPAGRDPADVVLTDGADAMRSLVARSVPFVRFRVERTLALGDLTSAEGKDRAIEALRPAFATLGASVLQEELVAMVADRLDISAELARRLLYARSGGDGESRPVAAPAGRGVNGGDGDGDPGPEEPRGGLGAGAGRSPRGVDRRTATERWFLALCIALPDTGGAHLADIDPEKHFTDALNRRAALWLRDHLASPLDDLPPDDDELAALIRELVARGGAQTVTAATLDVERVQLELAVVERQIARAETGQREELARRRIVLRAELDAAMERSLA, from the coding sequence GTGCCGCGCTACCGCGACGATGCCAAGGAGAAGGTCCGCGACGCGGTCGACTTCGTCTCACTGGTGAGCGCCAAGACCGAGCTGCGGCGCACGTCCGGCAGTGGGTTCATGGGGCTGTGCCCCTTCCACGACGAGCGCACGCCCTCGTTCTCGGTGGATGCCGCCAAGAAGGTCTTCCACTGCTTCGGGTGCGGCGAGCAGGGCGACCTGTTCTCGTTCATCGAGCTGACCGAGGGAGTCGACTTCGTGGGCGCGCTCGAGTTGCTCGCCGACCGGCACGGGATCGAGCTCGAGGTCGAGGACGAGGATCCGGCGGCGGCCGAGCGCCGCCGCGCCCGCGACAGGCTGCTCGAGCTGCTCGACCGCACCGCGACGTTCTACGAGCGGATGCTGTGGGAGGGGCGCGAGGCGGTGCGCGCGCGGAAGTACCTGGCCGACCGCGGGCTGTCCGAGGCGACGCTGCGCGAGTTCCGCGTCGGCTACGCGCCGAGCCGGTGGGACACGGTGTTCCTGCAGTCCCAGAAGGCGGGCTTCCAGGCTCGCGAGCTCTACGACGCCGGCCTCGCGACGCGCGGGCGCGACGGCGGGCGCCTGCACGACTACTTCCGCGGCCGCGTGATGTTCCCGCTGTGCGACGTGCGCGGGCGGGTGCTCGGGTTCGGTGCCCGCGCGCTCAGCCCCGAGCAGCGGCCGAAGTACCTCAACACGTCGGAGAAGCGCGGGCTGTTCCACAAGGGCTCCATCGTCTACGGGGCCCATCTGGCGCGGGCCTCCGCGGCCAAGGCGGGCGTGGTGATCGTCTGCGAGGGCTACACGGACGTCGTCGCGCTGCGCCAGGCGGGGGTGGCGAACGCGGTCGCCTCGATGGGGACCGCGCTGACCGAGGAGCAGATCGTCGAGCTGGGCCGGATGGCGCCGACCGTGCAGCTCGCGCTCGATGCCGACGACGCCGGGCAGGACGCGATGCTGCGCGCGGCGCGGGTCGCGGCGGGGCGGCGACTGGAGCTCCGGGTGGTCCCGCTGCCGGCGGGGCGCGATCCGGCCGACGTCGTGCTGACGGACGGCGCGGACGCGATGCGCTCCCTGGTCGCGCGGTCCGTGCCGTTCGTGCGCTTCCGGGTGGAGCGGACGCTGGCGCTGGGCGACCTGACGAGCGCGGAGGGCAAGGACCGGGCGATCGAGGCGCTGCGGCCGGCGTTCGCGACCCTGGGGGCCAGCGTGCTGCAGGAGGAGCTGGTGGCGATGGTCGCCGATCGGCTGGACATCTCGGCGGAGCTGGCGCGTCGGCTGCTGTACGCGAGGAGCGGGGGCGACGGCGAGAGCCGGCCCGTAGCCGCACCGGCCGGCCGCGGGGTCAACGGCGGCGACGGCGACGGCGACCCGGGGCCGGAGGAGCCGCGCGGGGGGCTGGGGGCGGGCGCGGGGCGTTCGCCGCGCGGCGTGGACCGGCGGACCGCGACCGAGCGCTGGTTTCTCGCCCTGTGCATCGCGCTGCCGGACACGGGCGGCGCCCACCTGGCGGACATCGACCCCGAGAAGCACTTCACGGACGCGCTGAACCGCCGCGCCGCACTGTGGCTGCGCGACCACCTCGCGTCACCGCTCGACGACCTGCCGCCGGACGACGACGAGCTCGCGGCGCTGATACGCGAGCTGGTCGCGCGAGGAGGAGCCCAGACCGTCACGGCGGCGACGCTCGACGTGGAGCGCGTCCAGCTGGAGCTCGCCGTGGTCGAGCGCCAGATCGCCCGCGCTGAGACGGGTCAGCGGGAGGAGCTGGCCCGCCGCCGCATCGTGCTGCGGGCCGAGCTCGACGCCGCGATGGAGCGGTCCCTCGCCTGA